The following proteins come from a genomic window of Halomarina ordinaria:
- a CDS encoding DUF1850 domain-containing protein: MRTALGVGAAALVCLLVVGGAAAVPADRALVVSDTETGERLLVTPVEENTTVALEYTHSVEKTRVLDVYEVRGDRLVTTRMEFESYGWGLPADANVTMTENDTFAYNPGGSFEELYVKPGRIAGHRLHVGDRTYDLVERSDARSVHLTVERRSALDVALSHLP, encoded by the coding sequence ATGCGGACCGCTCTCGGCGTCGGCGCGGCAGCCCTCGTCTGCCTCCTCGTGGTCGGCGGCGCGGCCGCCGTCCCGGCCGACAGGGCGCTCGTCGTCTCCGACACCGAAACCGGCGAGCGACTGCTCGTCACGCCCGTCGAGGAGAACACGACCGTCGCGCTGGAGTACACCCACAGCGTCGAGAAGACGCGCGTGCTCGACGTCTACGAGGTCCGCGGCGACCGGCTCGTGACGACGCGGATGGAGTTCGAATCGTACGGCTGGGGGCTCCCGGCCGACGCGAACGTGACGATGACCGAGAACGATACGTTCGCCTACAACCCTGGGGGGTCCTTCGAGGAGCTCTACGTCAAACCGGGCCGCATCGCCGGTCACCGGCTCCACGTCGGCGACCGGACGTACGACCTCGTCGAACGCTCCGACGCGCGCTCGGTCCACCTGACCGTCGAGCGGCGCTCCGCACTCGACGTCGCCCTCTCACACCTACCATGA
- a CDS encoding TAXI family TRAP transporter solute-binding subunit gives MASHTSRRKFLVATGVTGATLLAGCTGGGGNGGDGNDSGNESNGGGGSGSISWHAGGTSGTYYPLSNDFKTIIEENTDLSVNVQSTGASVENVGSLSQEDADFALIQNDVASFAYNGTGIDAFEDNAIDTIRGVATLYPETIHIVTLADAGIESPADLEGATINTGDTGSGTQVDALQILEALGIEEFDEQNTGFSQAAEQLSNGDIDAAFVVGGYPVGAIEELAQTEDVVILPLEGEDRQAVLDAEDFFAEDEVPEGTYGLDEAAPTVAVQAMIATHEGVSEDVVEQVLTSIFDNTDQINSKQEFITVESAQDGMSIPLHPGAEAYFESAGGSGNETAGGNETENETEDATANETGNATNESSE, from the coding sequence ATGGCATCACACACGAGTCGACGGAAGTTCCTGGTCGCGACCGGTGTCACCGGCGCAACGCTGCTCGCCGGCTGTACGGGTGGCGGTGGAAACGGTGGCGACGGTAACGACAGCGGCAACGAAAGCAACGGCGGCGGCGGCAGTGGCAGCATCTCGTGGCACGCCGGCGGCACCAGCGGGACGTACTACCCCCTGTCGAACGACTTCAAGACGATAATCGAGGAGAACACCGACCTGTCGGTCAACGTCCAGTCGACCGGCGCCAGCGTCGAGAACGTCGGCAGCCTCTCGCAGGAGGACGCCGACTTCGCGCTCATCCAGAACGACGTCGCCTCCTTCGCGTACAACGGGACGGGTATCGACGCGTTCGAGGACAACGCCATCGACACCATCCGCGGTGTCGCGACGCTCTACCCCGAGACGATACACATCGTCACGCTGGCGGACGCGGGCATCGAGTCCCCCGCCGACCTCGAGGGGGCGACCATCAACACGGGCGACACCGGGAGCGGAACGCAGGTCGACGCGCTGCAGATCCTGGAGGCGCTCGGTATCGAGGAGTTCGACGAGCAGAACACGGGCTTCTCCCAGGCCGCAGAGCAGTTGAGCAACGGCGACATCGACGCGGCGTTCGTCGTCGGCGGCTACCCCGTCGGCGCCATCGAGGAACTCGCCCAGACCGAGGACGTCGTCATCCTCCCCCTCGAGGGCGAGGACCGGCAGGCCGTCCTCGACGCCGAGGACTTCTTCGCCGAGGACGAGGTCCCCGAGGGGACCTACGGGCTGGACGAGGCCGCACCGACCGTCGCCGTCCAGGCGATGATCGCGACCCACGAGGGGGTGTCCGAGGACGTCGTCGAGCAGGTGCTGACGTCCATCTTCGACAACACCGACCAGATCAACAGCAAGCAGGAGTTCATCACCGTGGAGAGCGCACAGGACGGCATGTCCATCCCGCTCCACCCCGGCGCGGAGGCCTACTTCGAGAGCGCCGGCGGGAGCGGCAACGAGACCGCGGGCGGTAACGAGACCGAAAACGAGACGGAGGACGCGACTGCGAACGAGACGGGCAACGCGACCAACGAGAGCAGCGAGTGA
- a CDS encoding MFS transporter, producing the protein MTVRRARTTLAATVFAVLFAQVLLYPGITDLVALWTGTPAAENLAATGLDAGRWFLAAEFVGFVLVAGLWGALSDALGRRVALITAGALGGAVGYAALAGLALAEAPFEVVLVVRFLQGALTIGAFSLAMTMLMDLSGGHGRNMGAAGIAIGLGTALGAPVGGQLSDADPLAPVVAASVLLVVPGLLVLTVPDRAPRGREGALAALSRLRDRPALSLPYAFGFIDRLTAGFFALVGTVYFRSAFGLDAGETGLLLGAFFAPFALLQYPMGIVSDRIGRRIPIALGSTLYGVVVVSVAFAPTVPLVALLLVLTGVTGAFMSPATMALVSDLAADEERGVAMGGYNIVGSFGFLVGIVGGGALASAFGFTVAFVVVGLSEICLAALAVPALSRVEATRVALFESGESESV; encoded by the coding sequence GTGACCGTTCGACGCGCTCGCACGACGCTCGCGGCGACCGTCTTCGCCGTCCTGTTCGCGCAGGTGCTACTGTACCCGGGCATCACCGACCTCGTCGCGCTGTGGACCGGCACGCCCGCCGCGGAGAACCTCGCGGCGACCGGCCTCGACGCGGGCCGCTGGTTCCTCGCCGCCGAGTTCGTCGGGTTCGTCCTCGTCGCCGGCCTGTGGGGTGCGCTGAGCGACGCGCTCGGCCGTCGCGTCGCGCTCATCACCGCCGGCGCGCTCGGCGGTGCCGTCGGCTACGCGGCGCTGGCGGGCCTGGCGCTCGCGGAGGCCCCCTTCGAGGTCGTCCTCGTCGTCCGGTTCCTCCAGGGCGCGCTCACCATCGGCGCGTTCTCGCTCGCGATGACGATGCTGATGGACCTCTCGGGCGGCCACGGTCGGAACATGGGTGCGGCCGGCATCGCCATCGGCCTCGGGACGGCCCTCGGCGCGCCGGTGGGGGGACAGCTATCCGACGCCGACCCGCTCGCGCCCGTCGTCGCGGCGAGCGTCCTGCTCGTCGTCCCCGGCCTCCTCGTCCTCACGGTCCCCGACCGCGCGCCGAGGGGGAGAGAGGGGGCACTCGCCGCGCTCTCCCGGCTTCGGGACCGTCCGGCGCTCTCGCTACCCTACGCGTTCGGCTTCATCGACCGCCTCACCGCGGGTTTCTTCGCGCTCGTCGGCACCGTCTACTTCCGCAGCGCGTTCGGCCTCGACGCCGGCGAGACGGGGCTGTTGCTCGGCGCGTTCTTCGCCCCGTTCGCCCTGCTCCAGTACCCGATGGGCATCGTCTCCGACCGCATCGGCCGGCGAATCCCCATCGCGCTCGGGTCGACGCTCTACGGCGTCGTCGTCGTGAGCGTCGCGTTCGCGCCGACCGTCCCGCTCGTCGCGCTCCTGCTGGTGCTGACGGGCGTGACGGGCGCGTTCATGTCCCCGGCGACGATGGCGCTCGTCAGCGACCTCGCGGCGGACGAGGAGCGCGGCGTCGCCATGGGCGGCTACAACATCGTCGGCTCGTTCGGCTTCCTCGTCGGCATCGTCGGCGGCGGGGCGCTGGCGAGCGCCTTCGGGTTCACCGTCGCCTTCGTCGTCGTCGGCCTCTCCGAGATCTGCCTCGCCGCGCTCGCCGTCCCCGCCCTGTCACGCGTCGAGGCGACCCGCGTCGCCCTCTTCGAGTCCGGCGAGAGCGAGAGCGTCTGA
- a CDS encoding right-handed parallel beta-helix repeat-containing protein: protein MTEKHTGTNQSADNEKGTHDGSGLSLDRRSYLRMGAAATASFGLLGTATNSATGAVSRHGINFSRVVDAVDDLGMDPNGNEAIDGQLQDAANDGTLIEFPPGDYLVTSEQVLLNLVNFGIRGTGSSRQDTQFVFPDGFNDRFLVLRYGENHLIENVTLQQYDDGDTSVGCVFAPDDNLQIHDFEIAGYNARYGQRGIAAYIYDSDGEGVIDGYVRRGGGAVGNYPTGTQALFVGDPHEGTLYVRNAHIEESGENGIYASRTNGDVRIENSYFKNNDIASVRVAGEGSYVKGSTFVVDTDTADNSPSAFDNVRGLWWESGSYGKVGGLVEDCDFILESADTSGGLLRISGTAGAVTVRNCRFRNETTHPSLFARDPSGISGATDVTVEGVNITDTAGDPRRGGIEIVGRSGSSVTDSCIDRDGGDGVVLTQSSGCTVKNSTIDVPGETVVENGSGAATSGIETSGSCPLPSASGSDGGSSGSTDRPEESEEPDDTEESDDEEESEENDTEESEEESDDEESDEEEESEDGDSDDEEANEGGEPSDEESEEAESDESESENASNESENDTAGNATAGGSVDADASAESDEDTSDDSDDSDDSDDSDDSETDTSDDTSSEDDESSDSGSESGSEEETEDEGSDDSASDAETSGALSNTLYITSEEVSPYTFTVTGELELDPDWGTEDSVSGNTANGVLAGGADQYRFSGDIATFDIDGPADIELNGESVDADDLGTEEEVEDDGELNKTISINGEAGALLPYHIEVSGDIEFDPDWGTEDRLGEGTADGVIAGGRDVYRYSGEIVTFDIEGDADIQKDGESVDAEDV, encoded by the coding sequence ATGACCGAGAAGCACACTGGGACCAATCAGTCCGCAGACAACGAGAAGGGTACACACGACGGGTCGGGCCTCTCGCTCGACCGGCGGTCGTATCTCCGGATGGGGGCGGCGGCAACCGCATCGTTCGGGTTGCTCGGCACCGCGACGAACAGTGCGACCGGCGCGGTTTCGCGCCACGGCATCAACTTCTCCCGGGTCGTCGACGCCGTCGACGACCTCGGGATGGACCCGAACGGGAACGAGGCCATCGACGGCCAGCTCCAGGACGCGGCGAACGACGGGACGCTCATCGAGTTCCCGCCGGGCGACTACCTCGTCACGAGCGAGCAGGTACTGCTCAACCTCGTGAACTTCGGCATCCGGGGGACCGGCAGTAGTCGTCAGGACACGCAGTTCGTCTTCCCCGACGGGTTCAACGACCGCTTCCTCGTGCTGCGCTACGGCGAGAACCACCTCATCGAGAACGTCACGCTCCAGCAGTACGACGACGGCGACACGTCCGTCGGCTGCGTCTTCGCACCCGACGACAACCTCCAGATACACGACTTCGAGATCGCCGGTTACAACGCTCGCTACGGCCAGCGCGGTATCGCAGCGTACATCTACGACAGCGACGGGGAGGGCGTCATCGACGGCTACGTCCGCCGTGGCGGCGGCGCCGTCGGGAACTACCCCACGGGGACGCAGGCGCTGTTCGTCGGCGACCCACACGAGGGGACGCTCTACGTCCGAAACGCCCACATCGAGGAGTCCGGCGAGAACGGTATCTACGCCAGTCGGACGAACGGGGACGTCCGCATCGAGAACTCCTACTTCAAGAACAACGACATCGCATCGGTTCGCGTGGCCGGCGAGGGGTCGTACGTGAAGGGGTCGACGTTCGTCGTCGACACCGACACGGCCGACAACTCGCCCTCCGCGTTCGACAACGTCCGCGGCCTCTGGTGGGAGTCCGGGAGCTACGGGAAGGTCGGCGGCCTCGTCGAGGACTGTGACTTCATCCTCGAGTCCGCCGACACGAGCGGCGGCCTGCTCCGCATCTCCGGCACCGCCGGGGCGGTGACGGTCCGGAACTGCCGCTTCCGCAACGAGACGACGCACCCCTCGCTGTTCGCCCGCGACCCCTCGGGAATCAGCGGTGCGACGGACGTCACCGTCGAGGGCGTCAACATCACCGACACGGCCGGCGACCCGCGACGGGGCGGCATCGAGATCGTCGGGCGCTCCGGGTCGAGCGTCACCGACTCCTGCATCGACCGCGACGGCGGCGACGGCGTCGTCCTGACGCAGTCGAGCGGTTGCACGGTCAAGAACAGCACCATCGACGTGCCCGGCGAGACCGTCGTCGAGAACGGCTCCGGCGCCGCCACCTCGGGCATCGAGACCAGCGGGTCGTGCCCGCTGCCGAGCGCCTCCGGGAGCGACGGCGGGTCCTCCGGGTCGACCGACCGCCCCGAGGAGTCCGAGGAACCCGACGACACCGAGGAGTCCGACGACGAAGAAGAATCCGAGGAGAACGACACCGAGGAGTCCGAGGAGGAATCCGACGACGAAGAATCCGACGAGGAAGAAGAGTCCGAGGACGGAGACTCCGACGACGAGGAAGCCAACGAGGGCGGCGAACCGAGCGACGAGGAGTCCGAAGAGGCGGAGTCGGACGAGAGCGAGTCGGAGAACGCGTCGAATGAGTCGGAGAACGACACCGCCGGAAACGCGACCGCCGGCGGGTCGGTCGACGCTGATGCGTCCGCCGAGAGTGACGAGGACACGTCCGACGACTCCGACGACTCCGACGACTCCGACGACTCCGACGACAGCGAGACGGACACCTCGGACGACACCTCGTCCGAGGACGACGAGTCGAGCGACTCGGGGTCGGAGAGCGGTTCCGAGGAGGAGACCGAGGACGAGGGGTCGGACGACTCGGCTTCCGACGCGGAGACGTCGGGGGCGCTCTCGAACACCCTGTACATCACCTCCGAGGAGGTCTCGCCGTACACCTTCACCGTCACCGGTGAACTCGAACTGGACCCCGACTGGGGCACCGAGGACAGCGTCAGCGGCAACACCGCCAACGGCGTCCTCGCCGGCGGCGCCGACCAGTACCGGTTCTCCGGCGACATCGCGACGTTCGACATCGACGGCCCCGCCGACATCGAACTCAACGGCGAGTCCGTCGACGCCGACGACCTCGGCACCGAAGAGGAGGTCGAGGACGACGGCGAACTGAACAAGACCATCTCCATCAACGGGGAGGCCGGCGCGCTGCTGCCGTACCACATCGAGGTCAGCGGCGACATCGAGTTCGACCCGGACTGGGGCACCGAGGACCGCCTCGGCGAGGGGACGGCGGACGGCGTCATCGCCGGCGGCCGCGACGTCTACCGCTACTCGGGTGAGATCGTCACCTTCGACATCGAGGGCGACGCCGACATCCAGAAGGACGGCGAGTCCGTCGACGCCGAAGACGTCTGA
- a CDS encoding pyridoxal-phosphate-dependent aminotransferase family protein: MSEEFLLLNPGPVPLSDRVRRAMDEPMVSHRSAEFEATYERAQDGLEYVFTQSTPDERTTGEGTALVLNGTATMGMEMAVANLTDADSEVVTLVNGKFGRRFKRIAERHAQVRPVEVDWGESFDLDAVEAAVGDETAVVTMVHNETSTGLLNPVAEVGELARAHDALFVVDGVTSIGGDEFRIDDWHVDLAITDSQKALAAPPGVSAVFVTERAAERADGESAPFYEDLDWHLRKADQHQTPFTSAVPLFRALAEAVGEIESEGMPGRIERHRRQSRAFRTGFEALGLDPFPTLSGPTEYSNTLTAMSLPADLRGDDAGRFFDAVAERNVSISGGQAHLGGDIFRVSNMGHLSSAQVLRGVRTVGEALNDAGVAADVEVAVSDARDVLD; encoded by the coding sequence ATGTCGGAGGAGTTCCTCCTGTTGAATCCCGGTCCGGTCCCCCTCTCGGACCGCGTCCGACGCGCGATGGACGAGCCGATGGTGTCGCACCGCTCGGCCGAGTTCGAGGCGACGTACGAGCGCGCCCAGGACGGACTGGAGTACGTCTTCACGCAGTCCACACCCGACGAGCGGACGACGGGCGAGGGAACGGCGCTCGTCCTCAACGGGACGGCGACGATGGGGATGGAGATGGCCGTCGCGAACCTGACCGACGCCGACAGCGAGGTCGTCACGCTCGTCAACGGGAAGTTCGGCCGGCGGTTCAAGCGCATCGCCGAGCGCCACGCGCAGGTGCGTCCCGTCGAGGTCGACTGGGGCGAATCGTTCGACCTCGACGCCGTCGAGGCCGCCGTCGGCGACGAGACGGCCGTGGTGACGATGGTCCACAACGAGACGTCGACGGGTCTGCTCAACCCCGTCGCCGAGGTGGGCGAACTCGCCCGCGCGCACGACGCGCTGTTCGTCGTCGACGGCGTCACGAGCATCGGCGGCGACGAGTTCCGCATCGACGACTGGCACGTCGACCTCGCCATCACCGACTCCCAGAAGGCGCTCGCGGCGCCCCCCGGCGTGAGCGCGGTGTTCGTCACCGAGCGGGCCGCCGAGCGGGCCGACGGCGAGTCCGCGCCGTTCTACGAGGACCTGGACTGGCACCTCCGGAAGGCCGACCAGCACCAGACGCCCTTCACGAGCGCGGTGCCGCTGTTCCGCGCGCTCGCCGAGGCCGTCGGAGAGATCGAGTCGGAGGGGATGCCCGGACGCATCGAACGCCACCGCCGGCAGTCGCGGGCGTTCCGCACCGGCTTCGAGGCCCTCGGTCTCGACCCCTTCCCGACGCTGTCGGGACCGACCGAGTACTCGAACACCCTCACGGCGATGTCGCTGCCGGCCGACCTGCGCGGCGACGACGCCGGGCGGTTCTTCGACGCCGTCGCCGAGCGGAACGTGAGCATCTCCGGGGGGCAGGCCCACCTCGGCGGCGACATCTTCCGTGTGAGCAACATGGGACACCTCTCGTCGGCGCAGGTCCTCCGAGGCGTCAGGACCGTCGGCGAGGCCCTGAACGACGCCGGCGTCGCCGCGGACGTCGAAGTGGCCGTCTCGGACGCTAGGGACGTCCTCGACTGA
- the ligA gene encoding NAD-dependent DNA ligase LigA — MSTDAREAPDNPFIEDPPTDFDDVDDLTEEAARRQAEQLREALRYHDRRYYVETDPRIPDRAYDALFARLSALESAFDLQTEDSPTRQVGGEPLDAFDTVEHVAPMRSIDSSGDVEDVYDFDRRVHDRLGLSQTEGDSAGQASLDAYADGAVEYFCEPKFDGLSVEVVYEDGRYERAATRGNGETGDDVTANVRTIRSIPLRLSGDFPDYLAVRGEVYIPRDAFQAYNRERVERGDDPFANPRNAAAGTLRQLDPSVTAERPLDCFFFDVLDASRRFSTQRERQETLPEWGLKVNDRSTLVDDIEAAVDYRDDLVEDRDDLDYEVDGAVIKVNDLEQCERLGSTSRAPRWAYAYKLPARTEETTVRDIVVQVGRTGRLTPVALLDPVDVAGVTVSRASLHNPDQIADLGVAVGDRVKIQRAGDVIPYVDEVVEDNSEGHFAFPDHCPVCESAVEFDGPLAFCTGGLACPAQLKRAIEHYVSRGGLDIDGLGEQKLDQLIEAGLVESIPDLYDLRVADLARLDGWGETSAENLARELEAKTEPSLDDFLAALGVPEVGPTTATSLARAFGSLDAVMDADEDELQAVDDVGPTVAHEIREFFGSERNREVIADLREHGVEPRSVEVETGDALSGLTFVFTGALDGYTREEAQALVERHGANATGSVSGNTDYLVAGESPGGSKLTDAESEEVPVLDQEAFEALLADHDIEVE, encoded by the coding sequence ATGAGCACGGACGCTCGGGAGGCCCCCGACAACCCCTTCATCGAGGACCCCCCGACCGACTTCGACGACGTCGACGACCTCACGGAGGAGGCAGCGCGCCGCCAGGCCGAACAGTTGCGCGAGGCGCTTCGCTACCACGACCGGCGCTACTACGTCGAGACCGACCCGCGCATCCCGGACCGAGCGTACGACGCGCTGTTCGCGCGGCTCTCGGCCCTCGAATCGGCCTTCGACCTCCAGACCGAGGACAGCCCGACCCGGCAGGTCGGCGGGGAACCGCTCGACGCCTTCGACACCGTCGAGCACGTCGCCCCCATGCGCTCTATCGACTCCAGCGGCGACGTCGAGGACGTCTACGACTTCGACCGTCGGGTCCACGACCGACTCGGCCTCTCCCAGACCGAGGGCGATTCGGCGGGTCAGGCGTCGCTGGACGCCTACGCCGACGGCGCGGTCGAGTACTTCTGCGAGCCGAAGTTCGACGGCCTCTCCGTCGAAGTCGTCTACGAGGACGGTCGCTACGAGCGCGCCGCCACCCGCGGGAACGGCGAGACCGGCGACGACGTCACGGCGAACGTCCGGACCATCAGGTCGATTCCGCTCCGCCTGTCGGGGGACTTCCCGGACTACCTCGCCGTCCGCGGGGAGGTGTACATCCCCCGTGACGCCTTCCAGGCGTACAACCGCGAGCGCGTCGAGCGCGGCGACGACCCCTTCGCCAACCCCCGGAACGCCGCCGCCGGGACGCTCAGGCAACTCGACCCGTCGGTGACCGCCGAACGACCCCTCGACTGTTTCTTCTTCGACGTCCTCGACGCCTCGCGACGCTTCTCGACCCAGCGAGAGCGCCAGGAGACGCTCCCCGAGTGGGGACTGAAGGTCAACGACCGCTCGACGCTCGTCGACGACATCGAGGCGGCCGTCGACTACCGCGACGACCTCGTCGAGGACCGCGACGACCTCGACTACGAGGTCGACGGCGCGGTCATCAAGGTGAACGACCTCGAGCAGTGCGAGCGGCTCGGGTCCACCTCGCGAGCGCCCCGGTGGGCGTACGCCTACAAACTCCCCGCCCGGACCGAGGAGACGACGGTCCGCGACATCGTCGTCCAGGTGGGGCGGACGGGACGGCTCACGCCGGTCGCGCTGCTCGACCCGGTCGACGTCGCCGGCGTCACCGTCTCGCGGGCGAGCCTCCACAACCCGGACCAGATAGCGGACCTCGGCGTCGCCGTCGGCGACCGCGTGAAGATACAGCGCGCCGGCGACGTCATCCCCTACGTGGACGAAGTCGTCGAGGACAACAGCGAGGGTCACTTCGCGTTCCCCGACCACTGTCCGGTCTGCGAGAGCGCCGTCGAGTTCGACGGCCCGCTCGCGTTCTGTACCGGCGGGCTGGCCTGCCCGGCACAGCTCAAACGCGCCATCGAGCACTACGTGAGCCGCGGCGGCCTCGACATCGATGGGCTCGGCGAGCAGAAACTCGACCAGCTCATCGAGGCGGGCCTCGTCGAGTCCATCCCGGACCTCTACGACCTCCGGGTCGCCGACCTCGCCCGCCTCGACGGCTGGGGAGAGACGAGCGCCGAGAACCTGGCACGCGAGCTGGAGGCGAAGACGGAGCCGTCGCTCGACGACTTCCTCGCGGCCCTCGGCGTCCCGGAGGTCGGCCCCACCACGGCCACCTCGCTGGCGCGAGCCTTCGGCTCGCTGGACGCCGTGATGGACGCCGACGAGGACGAACTCCAGGCGGTCGACGACGTGGGCCCGACCGTCGCCCACGAGATACGCGAGTTCTTCGGGAGCGAGCGCAACCGCGAGGTCATCGCCGACCTGCGCGAGCACGGCGTCGAACCGCGGTCCGTCGAGGTGGAGACGGGCGACGCGCTCTCGGGCCTCACCTTCGTCTTCACGGGGGCGCTCGACGGCTACACCCGCGAGGAGGCCCAGGCCCTCGTCGAGCGCCACGGCGCGAACGCTACCGGGAGCGTCTCGGGCAACACCGACTACCTCGTCGCCGGCGAGAGCCCGGGGGGGAGCAAACTCACCGACGCCGAGAGCGAGGAGGTGCCGGTGCTCGACCAGGAGGCGTTCGAGGCGCTCCTCGCGGACCACGACATCGAGGTGGAGTAG
- a CDS encoding ABC transporter permease: protein MSWTAVAKKDFQDAARSRWLWGLSVLFVLFAAGAAYLYTVIPTFSGGGEAQTIGLLVFLLTPAGLLVPIIGLMISYKAVVGERESGSMKLMLSLPHSRGEMVLGKLVGRTLSTLIAIVVGFAVALVIVATQYGEFDPASYAVFVLVTMLFALVYISIGIAFSSLFASTSKALAGAVGLYALFEFLWGTVPLVLYYFVNGSSLQGYPTDWTRLITNLAPGAAYSNSVFALLPNDDITAMMGASASDPFYLQSWFGLVILLFWLVVPLAIGYARFNSSDL from the coding sequence GTGAGCTGGACCGCCGTCGCGAAGAAGGACTTCCAGGACGCGGCGCGCTCGCGCTGGCTCTGGGGACTCTCCGTCCTGTTCGTACTGTTCGCGGCCGGTGCGGCGTACCTCTACACGGTCATCCCGACGTTCTCGGGCGGGGGGGAGGCCCAGACCATCGGACTGCTGGTGTTCCTCCTGACTCCGGCGGGGCTGCTCGTCCCCATCATCGGGTTGATGATCAGCTACAAGGCCGTCGTCGGTGAGCGCGAGTCGGGGAGTATGAAGCTCATGCTCTCGCTTCCACACAGCCGCGGTGAGATGGTACTCGGCAAGCTCGTCGGGCGGACGCTCTCGACGCTCATCGCCATCGTCGTCGGCTTCGCCGTCGCGCTCGTCATCGTCGCGACGCAGTACGGCGAGTTCGACCCCGCCTCGTACGCCGTGTTCGTCTTGGTGACGATGCTATTCGCGCTCGTCTACATCAGCATCGGCATCGCGTTCTCGTCGCTGTTCGCCTCGACGTCGAAGGCGCTCGCGGGAGCCGTCGGACTCTACGCTCTGTTCGAGTTCCTGTGGGGAACGGTTCCGCTGGTGCTCTACTACTTCGTCAACGGGAGTTCTCTCCAGGGATACCCCACCGACTGGACGCGACTCATCACGAACCTCGCGCCGGGGGCCGCCTACAGCAACTCCGTCTTCGCGCTCCTGCCGAACGACGACATCACGGCGATGATGGGTGCCTCCGCATCCGACCCGTTCTACCTGCAGAGCTGGTTCGGGCTCGTCATCCTCCTGTTCTGGCTCGTCGTTCCCCTCGCCATCGGGTACGCACGGTTCAACTCCAGCGACCTGTAA
- a CDS encoding ABC transporter ATP-binding protein: MPAIEVNDVTKRFGGDVVALRDLDLTVRDGEIYGFLGPNGAGKSTTINALLDFIRPTEGSITVLGMDAQRESKAVRQRVGVLPDGYHVYDRLTGRQHVEFAIESKGTDDDPMALLDRVGIPDAADRKAGGYSKGMAQRLVLAMALVGEPDLLVLDEPSTGLDPNGAREMRDIIREENRRGATVFFSSHILEQVEAVCDRVGILREGELVAEDSIEGLRESMGSGSTLTIRTTHAPDAAVEAARDVPGVSGVAVDGDTIVVTIQDASKTAVLTAVEDAGADVQDFSTEKASLEELFMSYTNDAPQETAEAETETESESEVQA, translated from the coding sequence ATGCCCGCTATCGAAGTGAACGACGTCACCAAACGGTTCGGTGGCGACGTCGTCGCCCTCCGCGACCTCGACCTCACGGTCAGAGACGGTGAAATATACGGTTTCCTCGGCCCGAACGGCGCGGGGAAGTCGACGACCATCAACGCCCTGCTGGACTTCATCCGCCCCACCGAGGGGAGCATAACAGTCCTCGGGATGGACGCCCAGCGCGAGTCGAAGGCGGTTCGCCAGCGCGTCGGCGTCCTCCCCGACGGCTACCACGTCTACGACCGACTGACGGGTCGCCAGCACGTCGAGTTCGCCATCGAATCGAAGGGGACCGACGACGACCCCATGGCGCTGCTCGACCGCGTCGGCATCCCCGACGCCGCCGACCGCAAGGCCGGCGGCTACTCGAAGGGGATGGCCCAGCGTCTCGTGCTCGCGATGGCGCTCGTCGGCGAACCCGACCTGCTCGTCCTCGACGAACCCTCGACGGGCCTCGACCCGAACGGCGCCCGCGAGATGCGCGACATCATCCGCGAGGAGAACCGCCGCGGCGCGACCGTCTTCTTCTCGAGTCACATCCTCGAACAGGTCGAGGCGGTCTGCGACCGCGTCGGCATCCTCCGCGAGGGCGAACTCGTCGCCGAGGACAGCATCGAGGGTCTGCGCGAGTCGATGGGGAGCGGGTCGACGCTCACTATCCGGACGACCCACGCCCCCGACGCGGCCGTCGAGGCCGCCCGGGACGTCCCCGGGGTCTCGGGTGTCGCCGTCGACGGCGACACCATCGTCGTGACGATTCAGGACGCGTCGAAGACCGCCGTGCTGACGGCGGTCGAGGACGCCGGCGCCGACGTCCAGGACTTCTCGACGGAGAAGGCGTCGCTCGAAGAGCTGTTCATGAGCTACACGAACGACGCGCCCCAGGAGACCGCCGAAGCCGAAACCGAGACCGAATCGGAGTCGGAGGTCCAGGCGTGA